The window CCGAGCCCGATGTGCCGTGGGTGACGCTGGTCCACAACGACCCGGTCAACCTCATGAGCTATGTGACCTATGTCTTCCAGGCCTACTTCGGCTACTCCAAGGACAAGGCCCACAAGCTCATGCTCGACGTGCACCAGAAGGGCCGCGCGGTCGTCTCCAGCGGCAGCCGTGAAGAGATGGAACGCGACGTCCAGGCCATGCACGGCTACGGGCTCTGGGCCACCCTCACGCAGGACCGCAACTAGCACGCTCCCTTCCCCTGACCCGCCCCGTCCTCTGCCCCGCCCGACCCACCATCGGAGAGAACCCATGGCCGGCCACTTCGAGGCCACCCCCGGCGGCGGCGCGGCCGTCGCGCTCGACGAGGTGGAGATCGCGATCCTGCGCTCCCTCGCCGTCCAGCTGCTGGAGCTGATCGGTCCCGGTGACGAACCGGCCGACGGTGAGGACCCGCTCGCCGCCCTGTTCGCCGAAGGGCCCAGCGAACCGCCGACCGATGCGGCCCTCGCTCGCCTCTTCCCGGAGGCGTACGGCGACGACGACAGCGAACTGCGCGCCGCGTCCGCCGAGTTCCGCCGCTACACCGAGAACGATCTGCGCTCCCGCAAGCGCGACGACGCCCTCGCCGTCGTACGCACCCTGGATGCGATCCCGGCCGGGGAGGACGGCGGGATCCTCACGCTCACCGCCGACGAATGCCGCAACTGGCTCGGCGCGCTCAACGACCTCAGGCTGACCATCGGTACCCGACTGGACGTCTCCGACCAGGACGAAGGCGGCGAGGGATCGCTCTACCGGCTGCCCGACAGCGACCCGCGCAAACCCATGGTCATGGCCTATCTCTGGCTGGGTGCGCTTCAGGAAACCCTCGTCGAGACCCTGATGCCGTAAGGGGTGTCCGGCCGTTCCCGCGGCCGGATCGAACGGCCATTCCCACGTAGCCGGATCCGAAGATCACCCGTGCCGTCCCGCCGGGTGTTCGCTCAACGAACGCTCAAATCCGAATAACGATCCCGTCACCTGAACGGCCTTTTTTGTAGCGGCTTGAAAACGCTTGTCCGCTTTTTCCTGTGGTGTGCGCCACATAATGTCCGGCGGATCACCGGTTGGCCCGTGATAAATCTTCACGACCACCCGGGGACGCCACCCCTGTTCCCGGGGGCGCTACAGCCGGCGGATCGCCGGTCGCACTCCATCCATATCCGGGGGGATCAGGACCTGATCCGCAGCCTCAACGGCGCGGATCGGCGTGGAGAAAGGCGCATCACCATGACATCGGCGAAGGTCGACAAGGGACAAGACGGCCGTCCGGCCGCAGCAACAGCGGACGCGGCCGCCTCGGGCGAGGGATACCAGCGCGCCCTCGGCGCCCGCCAGATCCAGATGATCGCAATCGGCGGGGCCATCGGCACCGGCCTCTTCCTCGGTGCGGGCAAGGCCATCGCCAAGGCGGGGCCCAGCCTCATCCTGGCCTATGCCATCGCCGGCCTGGTGATCTTCTTCATCATGCGGGCGCTCGGTGAACTCCTCATGTACCGGCCGGTCTCGGGCTCCTTCTCGGAGTACGCCCGCGAATTCGTCGGGCCCTTCGCAGGCTTTGTCACCGGCTGGACCTACTGGCTCTTCTGGGTCGTCACCGGAATCACCGAAGTCACCGCGGCAGCCCAGTACATGACGTACTGGTTCGACATCGCCCAATGGGTCTCAGCACTGATCTTCACGGTCATCCTGTACGGCGTGAACCTGATCTCCGTGAAACTCTTCGGTGAGCTGGAATTCTGGTTCTCGATGGTCAAGGTCACCGCCATCGTCGGCATGATCCTCATCTGCGCCGGAATTCTCACCCTGGGCTTCTCCGACGCCGGGGACACCGCGAGCGTGACCCACCTCTGGTCCGACGGCGGCTTCTTCCCGCACGGCATCAGCGGCACCCTCATGACCCTGCAGATCGTGATGTTCGCCTTCCTCGCCGTCGAGCTCGTCGGCGTCACCGCGGGCGAGTCCAAGGACCCGAAGACCGTCCTGCCCAAGGCCATCAACACCGTGCCGTGGCGCATCGCCGTCTTCTACGTCGGCGCGCTGATCATGATCCTGTCGGTCGTCCCGTGGACCGAGTTCGAGCCCGGCATCTCCCCGTTCGTCGCCGCCTTCCAGAAGATGGGCCTCGGCGTCGGCGCCGCGATCGTCAACTTCGTCGTCCTGACCGCGGCCCTCTCGTCCTGCAACTCCGGTATGTACTCCACCGGACGCATGCTGCGCGACCTCGCGCTCAACGGACAGGGCCCGAAGTTCTTCACCAAGCTGACCAAGAGCGGCACCCCGCTCGTCGGCACCACCTTCTCCGCCGCGCTCATGCTCGTCGGCGTGTGGATCAACTACCAGTGGCCCGGCGACGCCTTCACCTACGTCGTCTCCTTCGCCACCATCTCCGGCATGTGGGCCTGGATCATGATCCTCGTCTGCCAGATCCGCTACCGCTTCCTGGCCGACCGCGGTGCGCTCCCGCAGTCCACCTTCCGGGCCCCCGGCGCCCCGTACACCAGCATCTTCGCGCTCGCCTTCATCGGCATGGTCATCGTCATGATGGCCGTCGACAAGGACGCCAGGATCTCGCTGTACTGTGCCCCGCTCTGGGCGCTGATCCTCGGCGTCTCGTACCTGGTGCTCAAGGCCCGTAACCCCGAGAACAAGGCCTTCGCCAAGCGCTGACCCAGCGCCCTCGGCACCTTCTGTCCAGCATGCGGGCCCTCGCGTACCACTCCTCGGAGTCGCGGGGGCCCTCTGCTTATCCTGGCGCCATGCTGACCCTCACCCAGGCGCTGTTCGACCAGATCGTCGCGCACTCCCGCGCGGACCACCCCGACGAGGCGTGCGGCGTGGTCGCGGGCCCGGCCGGAACCGGCCGTCCCGAACGGTTCATCCCGATGCTCAACGCCGCCCGCTCGCCCACGTTCTACGAGTTCGACTCCGCGGACCTGCTGAAGCTGTACCGCGAGATGGACGACCGCGACGAGGAGCCGGTGATCGTCTACCACTCGCACACCGCGACCGAGGCCTACCCCTCGCGCACCGACATCACCTACGCCAATGAGCCCGGCGCCCACTATGTGCTCGTCTCCACCGCCGACACGGACGACGCGGGCCCCTTCCAGTTCCGCTCGTACCGCATCGTCGACGGCGTGATCACCGAGGAGGACGTCAAGGTCGTCGAGGCGTACGAGCCCGCCTGACCGGCCCCGGGCCGGGGACGGCACCCCGCCCCCGGCCCCTCCTCCCGCCGACAACAGTCCACCAGGCGAACGCTCACCATCCAGCAGGTGAGATCACATGCCGGAATCCGGACCGGGAATCGATACGATGAGCCCATGGTTCCCCATGACGTGAGCGAGAAGACGCCGGGCACGCTGCTCGTCGCGCGCCTGCACGTCGACCTGTGCAGGCTCTCCAGCGCGATCTGTACGAGCCGCCTCCCCGTCGCAGGCAAGGCCTGAGCCGGGTCCCGGCCCGAAGCGCCGACCATCGCACCTTTCCCTGCGCGGGGGCAGAGCCGCGCGCCCCACGCCACCACTCCGCTTTCGACAGGAGCCCACGCCATGGCCATCGAGGTCCGCATCCCCACCATCCTCCGCACCTACACCGACGGCGCGAAGGCCGTCGAAGGCAACGGAGAGACCCTCGCCGACCTCTTCACGGATCTCGACAGCCGCCACAACGGCATCCGTGAGCGCATCGTCGACGGCGGCGAACTCCGTCGCTTCGTGAACGTCTACCTCAACGACGAGGACGTCCGCTTCCTCGACGGCATCTCCACCAAGCTCAGCGACGGCGACAGCGTCACCATCCTCCCGGCCGTCGCGGGCGGCATGAACTGATGCGGTACGACAGCCCGCTCGCCGCGGTGGGCAACACCCCGCTCGTCCGCCTGCCCCGGCTGTCACCGTCGGACGACGTCCGCATCTGGGCCAAGCTGGAGGACCGCAACCCCACCGGCTCGATCAAGGACCGCCCCGCGCTCCACATGGTCGAACAGGCCGAGAAGGACGGCCGGTTGACCCCCGGCTGCACCATCCTGGAACCCACCAGCGGCAACACCGGCATCTCGCTCGCCATGGCGGCCAAGCTCAAGGGCTACCGCATCGTCTGCGTCATGCCGGAGAACACCTCCCAGGAGCGGCGCGACCTGCTCGCCATGTGGGGCGCCGAGATCATCTCCTCCCCGGCGGCCGGCGGCTCCAACACGGCCGTCCGCGTCGCCAAGGAGCTCGCCGCCGAGCACCCCGACTGGGTGATGCTCTACCAGTACGGCAACCCGGACAACGCCGGCGCCCACTACGCCACCACCGGCCCGGAGATCCTCGCCGACCTGCCTTCCATCACCCACTTCGTGGCGGGCCTCGGCACCACCGGCACCCTGATGGGCGTCGGCCGCTTCCTGCGCGAACACAAGCCGGACATCAAGATCGTCGCCGCCGAGCCGCGCTACGACGACCTGGTCTACGGGCTCCGCAACCTCGACGAGGGCTTCGTCCCCGAGCTCTACGACGCCTCGGTCCTCACCACCCGCTTCTCCGTCGGCTCCGCCGACGCCGTCACCCGTACCCGCGAACTCCTCCAGCAGGAAGGCATCTTCGCGGGCGTCTCCACCGGTGCGGCACTCCACGCGGCGATCGGCGTCGGCAACAAGGCGGTCAAGGCCGGCGAGCCGGCGGACATCGTCTTCGTCGTCGCGGACGGCGGCTGGAAGTACCTGTCGACGGGCGTCTACACCGCCCCGACCACGGAAGCGGCCATCGAAACACTGCACGGCCAGCTCTGGGCGTAGCACGGCACTCAGGCGGTTCCCAGATGCCGGGCGGGCTGGAGACATCCAGCCCGCCCGGCGTTTTCAGCTCCTCGGGCGGTCGAGGAGCGGGGTGCCCACGTGGCGGAGCCGCACATGGTCATGCCGGGAGGGGCAGGCAGCGGACAGCCCGCCGCATGCATCCCACCGCCACCACCCCCTGCACCTCACCCGAACCGTCGCACCTGATCCCACACCCCCGGATCCACCACCCCCACCCGCCGCCGGAACCCCCG is drawn from Streptomyces sp. NBC_01717 and contains these coding sequences:
- the clpS gene encoding ATP-dependent Clp protease adapter ClpS, encoding MGWVSVAPVEIERPESAEENLVVPEPDVPWVTLVHNDPVNLMSYVTYVFQAYFGYSKDKAHKLMLDVHQKGRAVVSSGSREEMERDVQAMHGYGLWATLTQDRN
- a CDS encoding M67 family metallopeptidase; this encodes MLTLTQALFDQIVAHSRADHPDEACGVVAGPAGTGRPERFIPMLNAARSPTFYEFDSADLLKLYREMDDRDEEPVIVYHSHTATEAYPSRTDITYANEPGAHYVLVSTADTDDAGPFQFRSYRIVDGVITEEDVKVVEAYEPA
- a CDS encoding PLP-dependent cysteine synthase family protein; amino-acid sequence: MRYDSPLAAVGNTPLVRLPRLSPSDDVRIWAKLEDRNPTGSIKDRPALHMVEQAEKDGRLTPGCTILEPTSGNTGISLAMAAKLKGYRIVCVMPENTSQERRDLLAMWGAEIISSPAAGGSNTAVRVAKELAAEHPDWVMLYQYGNPDNAGAHYATTGPEILADLPSITHFVAGLGTTGTLMGVGRFLREHKPDIKIVAAEPRYDDLVYGLRNLDEGFVPELYDASVLTTRFSVGSADAVTRTRELLQQEGIFAGVSTGAALHAAIGVGNKAVKAGEPADIVFVVADGGWKYLSTGVYTAPTTEAAIETLHGQLWA
- a CDS encoding MoaD/ThiS family protein, giving the protein MAIEVRIPTILRTYTDGAKAVEGNGETLADLFTDLDSRHNGIRERIVDGGELRRFVNVYLNDEDVRFLDGISTKLSDGDSVTILPAVAGGMN
- a CDS encoding amino acid permease, which translates into the protein MTSAKVDKGQDGRPAAATADAAASGEGYQRALGARQIQMIAIGGAIGTGLFLGAGKAIAKAGPSLILAYAIAGLVIFFIMRALGELLMYRPVSGSFSEYAREFVGPFAGFVTGWTYWLFWVVTGITEVTAAAQYMTYWFDIAQWVSALIFTVILYGVNLISVKLFGELEFWFSMVKVTAIVGMILICAGILTLGFSDAGDTASVTHLWSDGGFFPHGISGTLMTLQIVMFAFLAVELVGVTAGESKDPKTVLPKAINTVPWRIAVFYVGALIMILSVVPWTEFEPGISPFVAAFQKMGLGVGAAIVNFVVLTAALSSCNSGMYSTGRMLRDLALNGQGPKFFTKLTKSGTPLVGTTFSAALMLVGVWINYQWPGDAFTYVVSFATISGMWAWIMILVCQIRYRFLADRGALPQSTFRAPGAPYTSIFALAFIGMVIVMMAVDKDARISLYCAPLWALILGVSYLVLKARNPENKAFAKR
- a CDS encoding putative leader peptide codes for the protein MVPHDVSEKTPGTLLVARLHVDLCRLSSAICTSRLPVAGKA
- a CDS encoding DUF2017 domain-containing protein, translating into MAGHFEATPGGGAAVALDEVEIAILRSLAVQLLELIGPGDEPADGEDPLAALFAEGPSEPPTDAALARLFPEAYGDDDSELRAASAEFRRYTENDLRSRKRDDALAVVRTLDAIPAGEDGGILTLTADECRNWLGALNDLRLTIGTRLDVSDQDEGGEGSLYRLPDSDPRKPMVMAYLWLGALQETLVETLMP